The DNA segment TCTTCAACGTCTACAACGTCGTGGGCGGCGCCATCACCCAGACGAACGGCGACATCTACATCGTCCCGTAGCAGCCCCCCGGCTCGACGCGGGGTGGCCGCACCGGGCAGCCGCTGATGATTTCCCTCCCGGGCGGCGGCGGTGCGCCTGCCGCACAAGAAGCGCTGAGCAGCACCGCCGCTCCAGCGGGATAGAGTGCCCGGCCATGAGAGTCCCGCTGGAGCTGCGCCGTGCCTACAAGCTGCTCAACCACGGCCCCACCACGCTCGTCGCGAGCGCCGCGCAGGGCCGCACCAACGTCATGGCCGCCGCCTGGGCCATGCCCATCGACTTCGAGCCTCCCAAGGTCTCCGTCGTCATCGCCGAGGGCACCCTCACGCGTGAGCTGGTGGATGCCTCGGGCGAGTTCACCCTCTGCGTCCCCACGTGCGCGCAGCTGGAGCAGGTCTATGCCGTGGGCTCGGTCACCGGCCGCGATGAGGACAAGTGGGCTGCCTCGGGGCTGAAGGCCCTCCCCGCCTCCCGCGTGCAGGCGCCGCTCGTGGAGGGCTGCGTGGGGTGGCTGGAGTGCCGCGTGCTCCCCGAGCCAGACGTCCAGCGCAAGTACGACCTGTTCATCGCCGAGGTCGTCGCCGCCTGGGTCGAGGACGCGGTGTGGAAGGACAATGGATGGGACTTCAGCGCTGGAGATGCCTACCGCCCCATCCACCATCTGGCCGGCGGCGTATTCTTTGCCACGGGTGAGCGGATGCAGGCGCACAAGCCCGAGGGTGGGAAGGGGTAGTGAGTCCTGCGCGCGCCCGTCGAGTGAGCGCAGCTCCTACCGCGTAGAGGGATGCGACCCGGCCAGACTCCCTGGCTGCTCCACGAGGGATGGAACTGGCGCCTGGCGTCTGAGGAGCTGCGCTACGGGCCCCCTTGATTCCCAGTTGGCCTGCCATTGAATGATGGCGCATCTGCTCATCGGGGCCACAGGCCTGACGTGTTCGTCTCCGTGCGAGGAATGCTTGCCACGCGCAATGCGAGGCATGAGGCCGCGCTCGAGGCGCCCCCATGGCGGCGGGGCGTCGTCCCGACCGCCCCCTCCGCGATGACACACCCCGCTCGAACTGCCCACACCCCGCAGGGCGGGTTTCACGCGGCCCTGCAATGACAGACAGCTCGAGCAGGTCGTCAGAGCCTCCTGGATGCCCCACCGGGGCCAGGAGGCATCCGGCGTCAGCCCGACGGCTGGTCTGCCAGCCGTGAGCCATGTCAAAGTTGCCGCAACCCCGTTACTCATGGAGCAGGACATGCATCAGCTGCTGTTGAAGAGTCTTCTGGCGGTGGTGGCGTGCGCGACCTTCGCCTGTGGCCCCTCCCGGCTTTCGGTGAAGGAGATGCGCGTGACCGCTCCCTCCCTCATGATCTCGAACAAGAGCCCCCGCACCGCCTACCTCGTTCTCGACCCCGCGAAGGTGCCGGCAGTGATGCCGGTGCTGGTGGACAACACCGACCGTGGAGGGAGGCTCGAGGATGTGCAGGCCTTCGTGCAGAGAGATCTCGTCAAGGTGTTCGGCAACTACTTCGACAAGGTGGAGGTGGTCGCTCCCGGTCAGCCCCTCCCGAGCACGCCACATGCGGTCATCGACGTGAAGGTCGAGCGTGTCGAGGTCCGCGTCGCGGGGGTCGTCGGAGGGACTTCCGTGGGGCATGCAGCAATGACCTGGGGGCTGGGGCTCAAGCTCTCCGAGGAGAACGAGTATCTCTTCTCGTTCGCCGGGGAGTCGGCAGGCACAGCGACGGGTGACGTCGGCGTGGTCTTCCGCTCGATGTTCGAGGAGGGCATCGCGGACATGCTCAGGGGCTACTCCGACAAGGACATCCACTCCAAGGTGTTGAGCGTGCCCTCGGCGGCCCCGACCGCGAAGTCGACTGACATCTAGGCCCTCCGCCACGGCCACGGTCCAGCCCGGAAGGACGCCGCCGGGCTGGACGTGCCCGGCTCCCAGAGAGCCGGGCACTACCTCCCGGCGTCAGCCGAACTCCACCACGCGCATGCCGAACAGCCGGTCCACGGCCAGCAGCAGGTCGTCGTTCACCTGCACCTTGATGGACGTGTTGCCGATGAGCGCCTCGCCCTCGCCGTGGAAGAGCACGCTGACGGCCACCGGCGTGGCGCCCGCGTACTTCTTCGCCAGCTCGTGCAGCTTCGCCACGCGCTCCTCCGTCAGCAGGTCCGCCGGCACGCGCAGCTCCAGCCGCTTGGTGCGCTTCTCGCGCACTTCCTTGAGGCTCTGGATGTCGTCGACGATGAGCTCCGGCGTCGGCGAGTCCTCGTCGCGCTGGCTGATCTGCACCGTCCCCGTCACCAGGATGGGGTCGTCCGACTTGAGCAGGTGCTCCCAGTTCTCGAAGCCCGGCTTGGGCCCCTGCTTCGCCCACTTGCCGTCCCGGCCCATCACGTTGCGCGTGCCTTCCTTGCCCGGGAAGCACACCAGCTCGATGGAGCCGGACAGGTCCTCAATCGTCACCCACGCCATGCGCTTGCCCGTCTTCGTGGGCCGCTCGCGCAGCACCGTGACGACGCCCGCCACCGTGAGCTTGTCGTCCTTGCGCGCCCGCTGCACCGCCGTAATCGGCTTCGCGTAGCGCTTGAGCTCCTTGTCGTACTGATGCAGCGGATGGCCGGACACGTAGAAGCCGATGGCCTCCTTCTCCAGCGCCAGCCGCTCCTTCTCCGACCACTCCTCCACCGCCACGTACTCGTCCTTCAGCCCGCCACCGCTGCCCGAGGCCGGGCCCGCCAGCATGCCGAACAACGAGCTCTGCCCCGCCGCCTTGTCCTTCTGGCTGGCCGAGCCGCGGTTGATGGCCTTCTCAATCGTGTCGAAGATCTGCCGGCGCGGGCGCTTCTCGAAGTCGAAGGAGCCCGCCTTCACCAGCGCCTCCAGCACCTTGCGGTTGACCTTGCGGCTGTCCACGCGCTCGCAGAAGTCGAAGAGGCTCTTGAAGGGGCCGTCCTTGCGCGCCTCCAGGATGGACTCGATGGCGCCCTCGCCCACGCCCTTGATGGCGCCGAGGCCGAAGCGAATCTTCCCCTCCACCGCGCCGAAGTGCAGGTCCGACTGATTGACGTCCGGCGGCAGCACCGCGAGGCCCGACTCGCGCGCCTCGCTGATGTGCTTCACCACCTTGTCGGTGTTGTCCTTCTCGGAAGAGAGAAGGGCCGCCATGAACTCGCACGGGTAATGCGCCTTCAGCCACGCGGTGTGGATGGTGACGAGGCCGTACGCCGCCGAGTGGCTCTTGTTGAAGCCGTACTCGGCGAACTTCTCCATCAGGTCGAAGATTTCGCCGGCGACCTTGAGGTCGACGCTGTTCTTCGCGCAGCCCTCGAGGAAGCCGGCGCGCTCGGCCTGCATGACCTCGGCCTTCTTCTTGCCCATGGCGCGGCGAAGCAGGTCCGCGCGGCCCAGGGTGTAGCCACCCAGGACCTGCGAGATCTGCATCACCTGCTCCTGGTACACGATGACGCCGTAGGTGTCCTTGAGCACCGGCTCCAGCGCGGGGTGCGGATACGACACCTTCTCCCGGCCGTGCTTGCGGTTGATGAAGACGTCCACCATGCCGGAGTCCAGCGGGCCCGGGCGGTAGAGCGCGCCGGCGGCGATGACGTCCTCGAAGCAGTTCGGCTTGAGCTTCACGACCATTTCCGTGAAGCCGC comes from the Pyxidicoccus xibeiensis genome and includes:
- a CDS encoding flavin reductase family protein; translation: MRVPLELRRAYKLLNHGPTTLVASAAQGRTNVMAAAWAMPIDFEPPKVSVVIAEGTLTRELVDASGEFTLCVPTCAQLEQVYAVGSVTGRDEDKWAASGLKALPASRVQAPLVEGCVGWLECRVLPEPDVQRKYDLFIAEVVAAWVEDAVWKDNGWDFSAGDAYRPIHHLAGGVFFATGERMQAHKPEGGKG